Proteins encoded within one genomic window of Mycolicibacterium monacense:
- a CDS encoding lysophospholipid acyltransferase family protein — MSDDDRGEDTRVPPDRPEMAKWDPEFTAAIAKTAGAAIRRYFRSEVRGLDAIPSAGGALVVANHSGGMLTPDVLIFAPAFYKKFGYDRPVYTLAHYGVFVPPLGSLLRRAGVIEASRENAADALRSGAVVLVFPGGDYDSYRPTFAENKIDFAGRTGYVRTAIEAGVPIVPVVSIGGQETQLFLARGDSLARRLGLKKIRMEILPVSFGFPFGLSAIFPPNLPLPAKVVTRVLDPIDITAHFGEDPDVAEVDAHVRTVMQEALDELARERRFPVLG, encoded by the coding sequence ATGAGCGACGACGACAGGGGCGAGGACACCCGGGTGCCGCCCGACCGGCCCGAGATGGCGAAGTGGGATCCGGAGTTCACCGCGGCGATCGCCAAGACGGCCGGGGCCGCAATCAGGCGCTACTTCCGCTCGGAGGTCCGCGGGCTGGACGCCATCCCGTCCGCCGGTGGTGCACTCGTGGTGGCGAACCACTCGGGCGGCATGCTCACCCCCGATGTCCTCATCTTCGCGCCGGCTTTCTACAAGAAGTTCGGTTACGACCGGCCGGTGTACACGCTGGCACACTACGGCGTATTCGTCCCGCCGCTGGGCAGCCTGCTGCGCCGGGCCGGGGTGATCGAGGCCAGCCGTGAGAACGCCGCCGACGCGCTCCGCTCCGGCGCGGTGGTCCTGGTGTTCCCCGGCGGTGACTACGACTCCTACCGGCCGACGTTCGCGGAGAACAAGATCGACTTCGCCGGCCGGACCGGTTACGTGCGCACCGCGATCGAGGCCGGTGTGCCGATCGTGCCCGTGGTGTCTATCGGGGGACAGGAGACCCAGCTCTTCCTCGCCCGCGGGGACTCGCTGGCCAGGAGGTTGGGGTTGAAGAAGATCCGGATGGAGATCCTGCCGGTCAGCTTCGGCTTCCCGTTCGGGCTGTCGGCGATCTTCCCGCCGAACCTGCCGCTGCCCGCCAAGGTCGTCACCAGGGTGCTCGACCCGATCGACATCACCGCACACTTCGGGGAGGATCCAGACGTGGCCGAGGTCGACGCGCACGTGCGCACCGTCATGCAGGAGGCGCTCGACGAGCTCGCGCGCGAACGCCGATTCCCGGTGCTGGGATGA
- a CDS encoding NAD-dependent epimerase/dehydratase family protein, giving the protein MSDAVLVTGGFGLVGSQTVRRLVELGRRVVATDLQTDANRKAAGSLPDGAEVRWADLTDSDQVDQLLTEVAPSAIIHLAAVIPPPIYRNPKVARKVNVDATATLVRAAEALPQPPRFVQASSNAVYGARNPHRHKAPVTAETPPNPTELYGAHKLEAEEIVRASSLEWVVLRLGGVLSVDPKAMPLTTDALFFESALPTDGRLHSVDVRDVAWAFAAATTADVVGEILLIAGDDTHKRRQGEVGPALAGARGLAGALPPGRPGDPERDDAWFITDWMDATRAQEALQFQHHSWPDMVAEMSGQIGLLRYPLQLIAPLARVFVARQGAYRNKPGKYADPWAAIRSRLGDPGLDRPR; this is encoded by the coding sequence ATGTCAGATGCGGTGCTCGTAACCGGCGGTTTCGGCCTGGTCGGTTCGCAAACGGTGCGGCGACTCGTCGAACTCGGCCGGCGGGTGGTCGCCACCGACCTGCAGACCGACGCCAACCGGAAGGCCGCCGGGTCTTTGCCCGACGGCGCCGAGGTGCGCTGGGCGGACCTGACCGACTCGGACCAGGTCGACCAGCTCCTCACCGAGGTGGCTCCGTCCGCGATCATCCATCTGGCCGCCGTGATCCCGCCGCCGATCTACCGCAACCCGAAGGTGGCCCGCAAGGTCAACGTGGACGCCACCGCGACGCTGGTGCGGGCGGCCGAAGCGCTGCCGCAGCCGCCCCGTTTCGTGCAGGCTTCGAGCAATGCGGTGTACGGCGCGCGTAACCCGCACCGGCACAAGGCCCCGGTGACCGCGGAGACCCCGCCGAACCCGACCGAGCTGTACGGCGCGCACAAGCTCGAAGCCGAGGAGATCGTGCGCGCGTCGAGCCTCGAGTGGGTGGTGCTGCGCCTCGGCGGTGTGCTCAGCGTCGATCCGAAGGCCATGCCGTTGACCACCGACGCGTTGTTCTTCGAGAGCGCACTGCCCACCGACGGCCGGCTCCACAGCGTCGACGTGCGCGACGTGGCGTGGGCGTTCGCGGCGGCCACCACCGCCGACGTCGTCGGCGAGATCCTGCTCATCGCCGGCGACGACACCCACAAGCGGCGCCAGGGTGAGGTCGGACCCGCCCTCGCCGGCGCGCGCGGGTTGGCCGGCGCGCTGCCGCCAGGCCGTCCCGGTGATCCCGAGCGGGACGACGCCTGGTTCATCACCGACTGGATGGATGCCACGCGCGCACAGGAAGCCCTTCAGTTCCAACATCATTCGTGGCCCGACATGGTCGCCGAGATGAGCGGCCAGATAGGGTTGCTGCGCTATCCGCTGCAGCTGATCGCACCGCTGGCGCGGGTGTTCGTCGCCCGCCAGGGCGCCTACCGGAACAAGCCCGGCAAGTACGCCGACCCGTGGGCGGCGATCCGCTCCCGGCTCGGCGACCCGGGACTCGACCGGCCCCGTTAA
- the fadD12 gene encoding acyl-CoA ligase FadD12 → MIPVLGDTAAKVGASVGLMQTLWRSRLIAPMRPDRYLKMGAAVRRVGMTATVGFATAAQRCPDRPGLIDERGMLTFAELDDASDALAVALQGLPGGTPGTVAIMCRNHRGFIEALLAANRIGANALLLNTSFAGPALAEVAEREGADVVIYDEEFSETVERALSGLPDAVRIIAWTDEPGGGAETTVDALIEAHRGERPRPAERSSEIILLTSGTTGTPKGAKRSAGSGGAGDLKAVLDRTPWRAEETTVIVAPMFHAWGFSQLLFAGLLACTIVTRRRFDPEATLALVDEHKATGLIVVPVMFDRIMDLPDEVRARYSGRSLRFAAASGSRMRPDVVTAFMDQFGDVIYNNYNATEAGMIATATPADLRAAPDTAGTPADGTEIRIFDPDFRELPPGETGSIFVRSGTLFDGYTSGSTKDFHDGFMASGDVGYLDENGRLFVVGRDDEMIVSGGENVYPIEVEKTLAAHPGVAEAEVLGVDDEKYGQRLAAFVVPAAGAALTPDELKEHVRDNLANYKVPRDIVILDELPRGGTGKVLRNELRAHLN, encoded by the coding sequence ATGATCCCGGTGCTGGGCGACACCGCGGCGAAAGTAGGCGCGAGCGTCGGGTTGATGCAGACACTGTGGCGCTCCCGGCTCATCGCCCCCATGCGTCCGGACCGCTACCTGAAGATGGGTGCGGCCGTGCGCAGGGTGGGGATGACGGCGACGGTCGGATTCGCCACCGCGGCACAGCGTTGCCCCGACCGGCCGGGGCTGATCGACGAACGCGGCATGCTGACGTTCGCCGAACTCGACGACGCCTCGGATGCGCTCGCCGTGGCGCTGCAGGGGCTGCCGGGTGGCACCCCCGGCACCGTGGCGATCATGTGCCGTAACCACCGCGGGTTCATCGAAGCGCTGTTGGCCGCCAACCGCATCGGCGCCAACGCACTTCTGCTGAACACGTCCTTCGCCGGACCGGCGCTGGCCGAGGTCGCCGAACGCGAGGGCGCCGACGTCGTGATCTACGACGAGGAGTTCAGCGAGACCGTCGAACGCGCCCTGTCCGGTCTCCCCGACGCCGTCCGGATCATCGCCTGGACCGACGAGCCAGGCGGAGGCGCCGAGACCACGGTGGACGCGTTGATCGAGGCGCACCGCGGCGAGCGCCCCCGGCCCGCCGAACGCAGCAGCGAGATCATCCTGCTGACCTCCGGAACCACCGGAACCCCCAAGGGCGCCAAGCGTTCTGCGGGCAGTGGCGGCGCGGGCGACCTCAAGGCCGTGCTGGACCGGACGCCGTGGCGCGCCGAGGAGACCACCGTCATCGTCGCGCCGATGTTCCACGCCTGGGGGTTCTCCCAGTTGTTGTTCGCCGGCCTGCTGGCGTGCACGATCGTCACCCGTCGCCGGTTCGACCCGGAGGCCACCCTGGCGCTGGTCGACGAGCACAAGGCCACCGGGCTGATCGTGGTGCCGGTGATGTTCGACCGGATCATGGATCTGCCCGACGAGGTGCGCGCGCGCTACAGCGGCCGGTCGCTGCGGTTCGCCGCCGCCTCCGGTTCGCGGATGCGCCCCGATGTCGTCACCGCGTTCATGGACCAGTTCGGTGACGTCATCTACAACAACTACAACGCCACCGAGGCCGGGATGATCGCCACCGCGACACCCGCCGATCTGCGCGCGGCACCCGACACCGCCGGAACACCCGCCGACGGCACCGAGATCCGCATCTTCGATCCCGACTTCCGCGAACTGCCGCCCGGCGAGACCGGCAGCATCTTCGTGCGCAGCGGGACCCTGTTCGACGGATACACCTCCGGGTCGACGAAGGACTTCCACGACGGCTTCATGGCTTCGGGCGACGTCGGGTACCTCGACGAGAACGGGCGGCTGTTCGTGGTCGGCCGCGACGACGAGATGATCGTCTCCGGCGGTGAGAACGTCTATCCGATCGAGGTCGAGAAGACCCTCGCCGCGCACCCCGGGGTGGCCGAGGCCGAGGTGCTCGGCGTGGACGACGAGAAGTACGGCCAGCGCCTCGCCGCGTTCGTGGTGCCCGCCGCCGGAGCGGCGCTCACACCGGACGAGCTCAAGGAACACGTGCGCGACAACCTGGCGAATTACAAAGTGCCGCGCGACATCGTGATTCTCGACGAGCTACCCCGGGGTGGCACCGGCAAGGTGCTGCGCAACGAACTGCGCGCCCACCTGAACTAG